In Risungbinella massiliensis, the genomic stretch ATTATCAATTCTCCCGTATTAGAGCCATGGAGACCCATCTTTTTCTCTAGGCTGCCAAAGGAAAAGCCAGGTGTACCCTTCTCTACTAGAAAGGCAGAGATTCCTTTTGATCCTAATCTTGGATCGGTCACAGCAAAAACGAGATATAGATTCGCCTCGATAGAGTTCGTAATAAAGATCTTGGTACCATTTAGGATATAATGTTCTCCCTGTCGGACCGCCGTTGTCCGAATCTGCGCAGCATCAGAACCTGCTTGAGGTTCGGTGAGTCCAAAGGCTCCAATCCACTCACCTGATGTTAGCTTGGGAAGAAACTTTTGCTTCTGCTCCTCTGTTCCATAACGCACAATCGGCATCGTACCAACTGAGGTGTGAACCGCTAAAATGACTCCCACCGTTGCACTTACTCTCGAGATTTCCTCCAAGGTTAGGATATAGGAAGGAAAGTCGGCTCCTGCTCCTCCCCACTGATCTGCAATCGGAATTCCAAGAAGCCCTAACTTCCCCATTTTGGTCAAAATCTCTCGTGGGAATCGTTCTTCTTGCTCCATTCGTGAGATCTCAGGTAAGATTTCCTTTTGCGCAAAATCTCGTACCATATCTCGTAAAAGTTTCTGTTCTTCTGTCCATGTGAACTGCAACCTCAGCACCTCCTAGCTGTTTAAGCATGTTGTAGTGTGTGGGAGAGAGTGAGAATCTTTTGTTTAGGAGTATTGGTAAAAACCTCTACCACTTTTGCGTCCTAGCCAACCAGCTTTGACATATTTGCGTAACAGGGGACACGGACGGTACTTGGAATCCCCAAAACCATCTTGCAATGTCTCCATAATGTACAAACAGGTATCTAATCCAATCATATCAGCTAGTTGAAGCGGTCCCATTGGATGATTCATCCCAAGTTTCATCACTGCATCAACCGCTTCAGGTGTAGCAACTCCTTCATAGACGGAGTAAATCGCTTCATTAACCATGGGCATGAGAATGCGATTCGAGACAAATCCTGGAAAGTCTTGTACCTCAACAGGGTGTTTTCCTAACTTTTCCGTCAATTGATGAATTGTCTCATAGACCTCATCGGACGTAGCCAATCCCCGAATGATCTCCACTAGCTTCATCACCGGTACGGGATTCATAAAATGCATACCAATTACCTTTGCTGGGCGATTCGTCACTGCTGCTATCTCCGTAATCGGCAAAGAAGAGGTATTACTGGCAAGGATCGTAGAAGCTGGACAAATCTGATCTAATTGAGAAAACAGCTTTGCTTTTGCATCCATTTGCTCCACAATCGCCTCTACTACTAAATCTACTTGCGACAATGGTGTTAATTCTATGGTTGTCTTGATCCGTGCAAGAGTTGCCTCTTTTTCCTCTTCTGATAACATTCCTTTCTGTACAAAACGGGCTAAGCTCTTTTGGATCGAATCTATTCCTCTGGCCAAAAATCGCTCCTGTGTATCGACTAACGTAACCTGAAATCCTGCTTGGGCAAATACTTGAGCGATGCCACTCCCCATCTGCCCTGCACCTACTACTCCGATATGCTGTAAGCTCATAACCTCTCCTCCCGAATCAGGATACACGAATCAGAACAGCATCCCCTTGTCCCGCACCACTACAGATCGCAGCAACTCCAAGTCCACCGCCACGACGTTGTAGTTCCTGAGCAAGTGTTAGCAAAATCCGGGTTCCAGATGCACCAATTGGGTGTCCAAGAGCTACTGCTCCTCCATTGACATTCACTTTCTCTTGATCCCAGCCAAGCAGCTTACCAGTTACCAATGTCACCGCTGCAAAAGCCTCATTCACCTCAAACAAATCAATCTGATCTAGTGTTAAACCATGTTTTTGCAATAATTTTTGAATAGCAAACGCAGGAGTGGTCGGAAAATCCCGTGCTTCCATCGCCACTGCTGCATGTCCTACTATTTCAGCAATTGGGTCCAAACCTAATTCCAATGCTCGTTCTTCAGAAGCTAGAATCAATGCTGCTGCCCCATCGTTTACTCCTGGTGCATTCCCAGCTGTGATCGAGCCATCTTGAGAGAGAGCTGGTCGTAGAGCTGCTAGTTTTTCTAAGGTAGAATCAGGACGAATAGACTCATCTTGGGCAATGGTGGTAGTTCCTTTGCGTCCTTTGATCTCTACCGCTACAATCTCCTCTGCAAATTTCCCCGACTCTACCGCTGCTTGTGCACGAAGGTGACTACGTAATGCCCAATCATCTTGTTGCTCTCGTGATATCTCGTATTTTGAAGCAATATAGTTTCCATGATGGATCATATGAACATTTTCAAAAGCACATAAAAGACCATCCCGTAACATTAGGTCCGTTACTTCACCATGCCCCATTTTATAACCAAAACGGGCACTCGGAAGAACATAGGGCGCTTGGCTCATACTTTCCATTCCACCTGCAACGAGTAAGTCTCCATCACCCGCTCGAATGATTTGATCTGCCAAGGTAACACTTCTCATACCAGAAGCACACACTTTATTTACTGTCTCTGTACCAACAGACCACGGAATTCCCGCTTTCACCGCAGCTTGACGAGAAGGAATCTGCCCATTTCCTCCCTGAAGCACCATTCCCATAATCACTTCATCTAATTGATCTCCAGACACTTTTGCACGTAGTAGGGCTTCTCTGATTGTTGCTGCCCCTAGCTCTACCGCAGGTATAGTGGACAACCCTCCGCCAAATTTCCCGATAGGAGTACGTGCTCCTGCAACGATTACTGTTTTCCTCACCATCGCACCTCCTGATGTTTTCGAACGATCGCTCAGTTTTGGGGTAATATCATATGAAATCGCTTTCATTTATAAGGATACTCTACTGTTTGTTTGTTTACAATAGTGTGAAACAATCTATATTTCGGTCTCTTTATATTGTTAAATATCATCTATCGCTATATGATAGTAACAGTCAGAAAGCAGGGCGGGGTTCATTTTTTCCCATCGAATAGCTTCCTTGAGAGGCTATTGGATGGGAAAAAACGATATGACTCCGCCCGGTCAAGCTAATGACCAAAAGGGAGTCCTCATTATAAGGAGGATTCACTTTATGAAAACTGTAGTAACGTTCATCAAAAAGCCCGGTATGATTTGCTTGATGGCTCTAATCGCCATTTGGTTGATCATCTCAGTCGCATTTGGAGCAAACCTACTAGTAGATCTCATTTTGGTATCAGCCATTATCGCTTACTCATGGTATTTGAAGAAATTTTACTACCAGAATTCCAACATTAAATATTTCTTGTATGGGATTATACTAACTTTCGCTCTCATCGTCGCAATTTCTGTTCTCATCTTTGTAATGAATCATTTTATCTACATCATCATTGTCGTAATAATCGTAGTAGGCATCTTGAAAAAGATATAGCTCGTCTTAGCACTTTCTGACAAAAAGTATCTCGAAAGAAGAAAACTCTTCTTTCGAGATACTGCCATTTTATGAGGAAATTCCAATACTCAACTCCAAGATTTCCGCTACATCCATGGTCTGCACTTGATCTTCTACCTCTTTTGCCTTTGTTCCATCAGACAACATCGTAAGGCAATATGGACACGCACTTCCGATCATGGTTGGTTTGACTGCCAATGCTTGTTCGGTACGAGCTATATTTACTCTAGTTCCTTCCTTCTCTTCCATCCACATCAAACCGCCGCCCGCTCCACAGCACATTCCATTTTCACGGTTTCGCTCCATCTCCACTAACTCAAGGCCTGGAATATGTGACAGGACAAATCGCGGAGGATCATATTTACCATTATAACGACCGAGATAGCAAGAGTCGTGATACGTAATTCTCTCTTTCACTTCTTTCATCGGCTTAAGTTTGCCCTGATCGACTAACTCTGCCAATACTTCTGAGTGATGATAAACTTTGGCGTTGAGTCCAAGGTCTGGATATTCATTTTTAAACGTGTTATATGCATGAGGATCAATGGTTACAATTTTCTCTACATTATGTTTTTCGAACAAAGCAATATTCTCTCCCGCCAGTTGCTGAAACAAAAATTCATTCCCTAGACGGCGAGCGGTATCCCCTGAATTTTTCTCCTTATTTCCAAGAATGGCAAACTTCACGCCTGCATGTTGGAGCAATCGAGCAAAGGAACGAGCGATCTTTTGACTTCTGTTATCATACGAGCCCATCGAACCAACAAAAAATAGATATTCGAATTCCTTTTCTTCCTTTACGGTTGGTACGACAACATCACCTTCATTAGCCCACTTTGCACGATCTTTCTTGCTAATTCCCCACGGATTCCCTTGACGCTCGATATTTTGCATCGTCCGAGAAACCTCTGGCTCCATTTTTCCTTCAGTCATCACGAGATAGCGACGCATATCCAAAATCTTATCTACATGCTCGTTCGACACAGGACAAGCATCTTCACAGTTGCGACAAGTGGTACAAGCCCATAATTCTTGCTCTGTGATTACCTCACCAATCAGCTGTTTGCGCTCGCTACCTGCTGCACTTTCCAGTGCCGCTTGATTAGCACCTCCAAAAGCAAATGAAGGAACCCATGGAGTCTGCGAAGTGATCGCTGCCCCTGTCTCTGTCAGATGATCACGCAGTTTGACGATGAGATCCATTGGAGATAGGGTCTTCCCTGTACCTGATGCAGGGCACATATTGGTACAACGCCCACACTCCACACAAGCATACAGATCCATCAATTGTTTTTGATCAAAGTCCTCAATTTTGTTTACTCCATATTCTTCTACCGTCTCATCCTCAAAATCAATCAGCTTCAATTTAGATGGAGCATCTTGTCTTTTTAATAGCACATTAATCGGTGCGACAAGGAGGTGAAAATGCTTTGATTGTGGGACATAGACCAAAAAGGTAAAGACAACTAAAGCATGTAGCCACCATGCCGCATAAAATAGTGCTTCTCCTGTCTCAGGACTCATCCATCCCAAGAACGGAAGCGCAAGTAGAGAGGAAATAGGTGTCCAGATTTCGACTTGCCCACTTATGGCGATCTTTTCAAAGGTAGCGGAAAATAAAATAGAGAACATTAAAGTGGTCAATAAAATAATGACGATTCCAGCTTTCCAGCCTCGCTTCAGTCGAGCCAATTTCTCGATATATCGACGATAAAAAGCATAGAGAGTAGCAAGGAGCACAAAAAAGGTAGTCAGCTCTTGCAGCAATAGGAATCCTGGATAAAAAGGAACTGGTAAGTGTGAACCAGGAGCAAGCCCTTTCCAGAACAAGTCAAGAGCCCCTAACTGAATGAGAATAAATCCATAGAACATCACTACATGCATCCAACCGCTTTTTTTATCTTTCAATAACTTTTTCTGTCCAAAGACATTGACCATAAACTCTCGAAAAGCAACAGACCAATCGCGCTGTAGATCGGCTGGCTTTCCAAGACGGACATACACATACCTCGCATATACTACAGAACCAAACAGGTAAAACGCCATGCCTGCTACTAGTACGAATATGATCCAATTCAGAGTAAGTAAACTCATAGACGAGCACTCCTTTGAAGGTTTTTGTAATCGCTTTCTTATGTGTAAATTCATTTTAACAAAAAATGAATGACTATTCATTCGATTTTTAGGAAAAGAAAAACATCTCCTATTGGATAAATAGAAGATGCCTCTAAAAGTGATACTCATTACTTTATTTTGGTACTATGACCCATATAACATCTGGTAATATCATGATAAAAATGCCCGTAATAAATGTGATTCCGAACATAGTCCAATCCAATGACTTTCTATATACTAAAAATCCAAATAAATAACACAAAAAAGCAGGTACTATTGTAATAAGACTATAGCCCCAAAACATTACCATTTCTAATCCATGTGAATATCTATCATATGCACTTTGAACAGCACTACCTATAAGAAACCAAGATATGAACAAACAAATACATCCTAAAGTATGTATAACAAAATACTAAAAATTAACTTCTCCTTTTGTTTTTCGATTATTTTGGGGTTTCAATTTTTTTCACAACCTGTCACCCACTTGAAATGTGGATTGAATCGTACAGCCATAAAAAATCTGTTTTACGGCTTCATCAGATACAAGTGTTTGCCATACTTCTTCTGGTTTTGCCGCTATATAAAAATCATAAGTGTAAACAAACAACATTTTATAGATTTGTTGCGTTTCTAATTGTTATCGGAAAACCCCTACAGTCTGTAACATAAACATCCATTCATATATTGAAAACTGCATACTTATTCAACCGTCAATAACTGCTCAAAAAATCCACCAATTTTCAGGTTTCGATCAATAAAATGGACTTCCAAGATCCAATCTCGTGGCTGACCGTTTTGATCAAGATCTCTCATCCGTACTTTATTATCACGATGAATATAGTTCTCCACTTCATCACCTTGAATTCGTTCATGAGGGAACTCGCCAATGAGGTGACCTGCATGTGGTCCGCCATATTCCCATCCATATTTCGTCGCAAGTTCATACATAAACTCAAAAAGTTCACTGCCTGTTATATCTGGATTAGATTGAAAGAAGTTTTTCCCCTCTTGCCAAGCCTCTTCAATATCGTTTCGTAACTTTATCTTCTGTGGATCGTTTCCAAGAACATAAGTGCGTCCAAAATCCGCTTCCCAGTCTTCAAAGATAGGGCCAAAGTCGAGAAAGATAATGTCATCGCTAGCAACAGTTAGATCTGGTGGATTCTCTTTATATGGAAACAAAGTATTTTTCCCAGTTCTTACAATCCGTTTATGCCAATATTTCTTGATCCCGAACATTTCAAATGCTAATTGATATACCTCGCGATTGATCTGCTTTTCGGTTACACCAGCTCTTAAAATATTTCGCTTTTCGACCTCTTTAAATAAAGATTCTGCTTTCCTTTCAGCCTCCCGAAGAGCTGCGTGCCTGTTCTCTAAAGATTGCCTCAAAACCTTCTCACCTCTATGTATTATGCTATAGGTAATTTTGTGAACTACATCGCCATTGAAATGGCGAGCTTCTCGATTCATTGAATCGACCAACGTCGCATTCTCCACGAAGGCACGTTCCATGCCTATATTAGGTTTAGTTCTAACTGTCCGCATTTTAGCGTTGGAACATGTCCAACTGCTTTATGTAGTATGTTTCTTGCCGCATTTACATCTCTATCTTCTGTATAACCGCAAGAGCAACTATGGACTCTATCTTTTCGTTCTTTTTTTACGATCTGACCACATTTTGAGCAAGCCTGAGACGTGTTGTATGGGTCCACTTGTATNTCTCTCCCACCTCCATCATAGCTACTTCAAACCCTTTCTCCTCCGCAATCTCTTGAAAAATAACTTTTAGATACGTTTCAATCTCTTGATCCAGTACGGCTCTACGATACTTCACCGACCATACCATGTGGTAGTTGACATTATACACGCAAGTCCTAGCGTGTTTTACAGTGTTTTTACTCATACATATAGTATAACAAAAATAGGGTAAATATAGTAACATATAAGGAAAATTATATTACATGTAGTAGGAGGAAAGTGCAAAAAATAAATTGCTCTAAGCATCCCCACAAGGAGGATACTGAGCAATGCTCCCTTTCATCTACCCATTGAATGGGGAGAATTCCCGTTCGCAAATCTTAAAAAAGCAACTACTATATAAGGTGATCTTCATGAAAAACAAAGCAACCATCATCATGGAATTTGAACAATTCCTATTCTGGATTCAGCAATTCAAATTAGACGACCATCAAACTTTTCTAGAACCGATTTCAGAGGGGAAATGGTCCATCGCGGAAATCCTATCTCATTTGATGTTTTGGGACCGATATTTTCTTCAAGAAATACTTCCACATATACGCCCTGGAGCGGACATCGAGTTTATTCCATTTCAACAGTTAAATAATAAATCGTCTATATACGCTTTATCAGGAATTTCCATGAATGAGTTAGTAGAAGAAGTGATCCACTATCGAACAAAACTAGTGGAAAAACTGAGAGAACAAACAGAAGAGCAGTTTCATATTCCGTTTAAATTAAATGGAGAAGAAATAGATAGTTATTCTGGATCTCGCTATACATTATGTAACTATATCCAAGATTCCGTTCACCATGATCATCATCATCAACGGCAAATCGCGGAGTTCCTAAAAACAATAGAGAAACCACTATCTTGATCAAAATTGCTTATTCCACAAACAAAAGAGCTAATGATCTACTTTTGCAAAGCAGTCATCAGTAGCTTTCTATTACTTTCCATATTGATCAAGTATTTCTGTGATCGAAAAACCTTGATCTTTATAAGCTTGGATTTCTTCTATTCGTTTGATTGCAGTGACTCGATGATAACGTCTAGTGAGTCTAGTATCCTCTTATTCAAAAGGCAGAAGTTCAACTTCAGTTTAATATTTGAGGGACTATATCTATTAGATGTTAATCGAACAAGCTCACTGATTGTCACGTACTCTGCTTCCTGAATCACTTCCCAGCTACGCTGTCGGGACATATTGCTTCACTACAACTTTCCTAAATAACAGCTCCACCAGCAGACGCTGATGCTGCACTATCACTAATGACCGCTTTTATCGTTTTAGTAAATTTCCACGACTCTGAGTTTCCTACTTTAAAATCTTGTAGTCGCTCTACTAATTGCTGTTTCTCATAGGAGGAAAAATACCCCTTAACATATTAGAGGTATCTAAAAGTATGATCAACATAATCGTCTGATCCTCTACTTTGCCATCTTCTAAAACTTCTGCACGTAGTCGTTCGATAATTTGTCTATTAATATGTTCCTGATGTACGTAACGTTTTGTTGGAATAAGATAAAATAGCTTGGATTCGTCTTCCTTTATTGCATCCTTGCGAACTAACTCTCCTATTAATTGCTCCTGAATTTTCTTTCCCACTCCCATAGGTTTAGAGAAATATTGACTAGTGGATAAAAGAAAATTTATGAAAAGCAAAAGAAACCCAAGACTTTTTCATTATTCTTGGGTTTATCTATCGTTATAACATCTTTTCTTGTCTTCTCTTCTGTTCTCTGCGATACAGCTCCTGTACGAAATAGGAAGCCACATCTGGTGCCAGTGCACCCGGACCAAATCCAGCATCATAACCTAACTCCAAAGCAAGTTCATGATGAATCCTAGGTCCCCCACAAATCAACACGATCTGATCACGCATTCCCTCTGCCTCTAACATATCGACTAACTCAGTGAGATTGGTTAGATGCACTCCTTTTTGAGTGACAATCTGGGAGACAAGTAACACGTCTGCTTGATATTCTCTTGCTTTCTGAATTAAATCTTCATTGAGGACTTGTGCTCCCAAATTATAAGCTTCGATCTCTGGATAGCGCTCCAAACCATACTCTCCGTTGTATCCTTTCATATTCATAATGGCATCAATCCCAACCGTATGAGCATCCGTCCCAGTACAGGCTCCTAGCACGACTACTTTTCGTCCTATATTGTCATGAATAAACTGATTGATCTCTTGGAATTCCATTCGTTCGCTCTCTACTTTAGGTACATAGATGGAGGTGAAATCGACAGAGTGCTGACACTTACCATAGACGATAAAATAGGTAAAATTCTCTCCTAGATCTTTCATGTGGTAGACTTGCGGCTCTAACAATCCCATTTGGATCACTAATTGCTTAGCTGCTTCTCGAGCCTCTTCCCCACATGGCACAGGGAGCGAAAAACTTACTTGTACAGCACCATCATGATAGGTATCGCCATACGGGCGGACGTTTCGTAAATCACTATTCATTAGTACGTCCCCTCCCGCTTGGGTAATCCTAATCGCTTACGAAGAGATGACTCGACTGGATTCCAATAGGTATCCGACTTACGAAATACTCCAGCCAACCCTTTGCCACTTGTTTCGGTTCGTTTCACATCG encodes the following:
- a CDS encoding transposase yields the protein MLLYLPYFCYTICMSKNTVKHARTCVYNVNYHMVWSVKYRRAVLDQEIETYLKVIFQEIAEEKGFEVAMMEVGEXYKWTHTTRLRLAQNVVRS
- a CDS encoding GPP34 family phosphoprotein, which codes for MGKKIQEQLIGELVRKDAIKEDESKLFYLIPTKRYVHQEHINRQIIERLRAEVLEDGKVEDQTIMLIILLDTSNMLRGIFPPMRNSN
- a CDS encoding DinB family protein is translated as MKNKATIIMEFEQFLFWIQQFKLDDHQTFLEPISEGKWSIAEILSHLMFWDRYFLQEILPHIRPGADIEFIPFQQLNNKSSIYALSGISMNELVEEVIHYRTKLVEKLREQTEEQFHIPFKLNGEEIDSYSGSRYTLCNYIQDSVHHDHHHQRQIAEFLKTIEKPLS
- a CDS encoding acetyl-CoA C-acetyltransferase produces the protein MRKTVIVAGARTPIGKFGGGLSTIPAVELGAATIREALLRAKVSGDQLDEVIMGMVLQGGNGQIPSRQAAVKAGIPWSVGTETVNKVCASGMRSVTLADQIIRAGDGDLLVAGGMESMSQAPYVLPSARFGYKMGHGEVTDLMLRDGLLCAFENVHMIHHGNYIASKYEISREQQDDWALRSHLRAQAAVESGKFAEEIVAVEIKGRKGTTTIAQDESIRPDSTLEKLAALRPALSQDGSITAGNAPGVNDGAAALILASEERALELGLDPIAEIVGHAAVAMEARDFPTTPAFAIQKLLQKHGLTLDQIDLFEVNEAFAAVTLVTGKLLGWDQEKVNVNGGAVALGHPIGASGTRILLTLAQELQRRGGGLGVAAICSGAGQGDAVLIRVS
- a CDS encoding acyl-CoA dehydrogenase, with amino-acid sequence MQFTWTEEQKLLRDMVRDFAQKEILPEISRMEQEERFPREILTKMGKLGLLGIPIADQWGGAGADFPSYILTLEEISRVSATVGVILAVHTSVGTMPIVRYGTEEQKQKFLPKLTSGEWIGAFGLTEPQAGSDAAQIRTTAVRQGEHYILNGTKIFITNSIEANLYLVFAVTDPRLGSKGISAFLVEKGTPGFSFGSLEKKMGLHGSNTGELIMENAQVPVANLLGKEGQGYEIALSNLAGGRIGIAAQGLGIAQAAFEYALAFSKERKQFGKPIGEQQAIQFKLAEMATKIEAARLLVYSAAEKKQLNAPCKKEASMAKQFATDVAMEVTTEAIQVCGGMGYTKEIPVERYFRDAKVTQIYEGTNEIQRLVIAKELIS
- a CDS encoding M24 family metallopeptidase; this translates as MRQSLENRHAALREAERKAESLFKEVEKRNILRAGVTEKQINREVYQLAFEMFGIKKYWHKRIVRTGKNTLFPYKENPPDLTVASDDIIFLDFGPIFEDWEADFGRTYVLGNDPQKIKLRNDIEEAWQEGKNFFQSNPDITGSELFEFMYELATKYGWEYGGPHAGHLIGEFPHERIQGDEVENYIHRDNKVRMRDLDQNGQPRDWILEVHFIDRNLKIGGFFEQLLTVE
- the kamE gene encoding lysine 5,6-aminomutase subunit beta encodes the protein MNSDLRNVRPYGDTYHDGAVQVSFSLPVPCGEEAREAAKQLVIQMGLLEPQVYHMKDLGENFTYFIVYGKCQHSVDFTSIYVPKVESERMEFQEINQFIHDNIGRKVVVLGACTGTDAHTVGIDAIMNMKGYNGEYGLERYPEIEAYNLGAQVLNEDLIQKAREYQADVLLVSQIVTQKGVHLTNLTELVDMLEAEGMRDQIVLICGGPRIHHELALELGYDAGFGPGALAPDVASYFVQELYRREQKRRQEKML
- a CDS encoding 3-hydroxybutyryl-CoA dehydrogenase, translating into MSLQHIGVVGAGQMGSGIAQVFAQAGFQVTLVDTQERFLARGIDSIQKSLARFVQKGMLSEEEKEATLARIKTTIELTPLSQVDLVVEAIVEQMDAKAKLFSQLDQICPASTILASNTSSLPITEIAAVTNRPAKVIGMHFMNPVPVMKLVEIIRGLATSDEVYETIHQLTEKLGKHPVEVQDFPGFVSNRILMPMVNEAIYSVYEGVATPEAVDAVMKLGMNHPMGPLQLADMIGLDTCLYIMETLQDGFGDSKYRPCPLLRKYVKAGWLGRKSGRGFYQYS
- a CDS encoding (Fe-S)-binding protein; this encodes MSLLTLNWIIFVLVAGMAFYLFGSVVYARYVYVRLGKPADLQRDWSVAFREFMVNVFGQKKLLKDKKSGWMHVVMFYGFILIQLGALDLFWKGLAPGSHLPVPFYPGFLLLQELTTFFVLLATLYAFYRRYIEKLARLKRGWKAGIVIILLTTLMFSILFSATFEKIAISGQVEIWTPISSLLALPFLGWMSPETGEALFYAAWWLHALVVFTFLVYVPQSKHFHLLVAPINVLLKRQDAPSKLKLIDFEDETVEEYGVNKIEDFDQKQLMDLYACVECGRCTNMCPASGTGKTLSPMDLIVKLRDHLTETGAAITSQTPWVPSFAFGGANQAALESAAGSERKQLIGEVITEQELWACTTCRNCEDACPVSNEHVDKILDMRRYLVMTEGKMEPEVSRTMQNIERQGNPWGISKKDRAKWANEGDVVVPTVKEEKEFEYLFFVGSMGSYDNRSQKIARSFARLLQHAGVKFAILGNKEKNSGDTARRLGNEFLFQQLAGENIALFEKHNVEKIVTIDPHAYNTFKNEYPDLGLNAKVYHHSEVLAELVDQGKLKPMKEVKERITYHDSCYLGRYNGKYDPPRFVLSHIPGLELVEMERNRENGMCCGAGGGLMWMEEKEGTRVNIARTEQALAVKPTMIGSACPYCLTMLSDGTKAKEVEDQVQTMDVAEILELSIGISS
- a CDS encoding zinc ribbon domain-containing protein, which produces MQVDPYNTSQACSKCGQIVKKERKDRVHSCSCGYTEDRDVNAARNILHKAVGHVPTLKCGQLELNLI